The Cervus canadensis isolate Bull #8, Minnesota chromosome X, ASM1932006v1, whole genome shotgun sequence genome contains a region encoding:
- the LOC122435032 gene encoding LOW QUALITY PROTEIN: coiled-coil and C2 domain-containing protein 1B-like (The sequence of the model RefSeq protein was modified relative to this genomic sequence to represent the inferred CDS: substituted 1 base at 1 genomic stop codon), with protein sequence MPGPRPRKGPPASGQGVAAAKQLGLFVEFSPEDMLLGVEETEDEGDLEPELLALTGEAGTTGRKPAPKGQAPLPMAHIEKLAADCMRDVEEEEEGLEEDADLLTELQEVLGTDEEAGALDGDETAILGGPEEEKEQENIEPPVQAALLTAPVPAAQAGGPPGLQALLEDRICNYREAAASAKEAGEAAKARRCERGLKTLESQLAAMKKGRKISEDEIPPPVALGRRPLVPQEATDRSPEAEPPAAPSVEPGNPSQPETSLLGSPGISAPPDSDPDPRALLLARQREYKVAALNAKRAGDLDRARELMRVGKRFGAVLEALEKGQPVDLSAMPPAPEDLKPLPQASQAPTAPSDTSPAVEXMHPVMASDIPAAPVAPAEPQTVLDALQQRLNKYREAGTHARGSGDERKARMHEHIAKQYQDAIRAHQAGWKVDFAELPVPPGFPPIPGLEPTVATEEEMMTATLATAQKLASSEDTAPVEEEEDEDKDEPPAQAPAAKKPAQPVIPSSRPLPEPKASSSKEVLSPSAREQLTLLEARKLQYQRAALQAKRGRDLEQAKAHLRVAKSLEAQITQVRAGRPVDLSKVPSPLTDEEGDFILIHHEDLRLSQKAEEVYAQLQKMLLEQHEKCLLFSKQFMHQGNVAETTR encoded by the exons ATGCCAGGGCCAAGACCTCGGAAGGGCCCTCCGGCCAGTGGCCAGGGTGTGGCAGCTGCCAAGCAG CTCGGGCTCTTTGTGGAGTTCAGCCCTGAGGACATGctgctgggggtggaggagacTGAAGACGAGGGGGACCTGGAGCCTGAGTTGCTGGCTCTCACTGGGGAAGCAGGGACCACAGGCAGGAAACCGGCACCCAAGGGGCAGG cccctctgcctATGGCCCACATTGAAAAGTTGGCGGCGGACTGCATGCGGGatgtggaggaagaggaggaagggctgGAGGAGGATGCAGACTTGCTG ACAGAGCTGCAGGAGGTCCTGGGTACAGATGAGGAGGCTGGGGCCCTGGATGGTGATGAGACAGCCATCCTGGGTGGccctgaggaggagaaggaacagGAAAACATTGAACCTCCGGTGCAGGCAGCTCTCTTGACAGCCCCAGTCCCAGCAGCTCAG GCTGGAGGGCCCCCAGGGCTGCAGGCCCTGCTAGAGGATCGGATCTGCAACTACCGGGAGGCTGCAGCCAGTGCTAAGGAGGCAGGCGAAGCGGCCAAAGCCAGGCGCTGTGAGCGCGGCCTGAAG ACACTGGAGTCCCAGTTGGCTGCTATGAAGAAAGGCAGGAAGATCAGTGAGGATGAGATCCCGCCTCCAGTGGCCTTGGGCAGGAGGCCCTTGGTCCCCCAGGAAGCAACTGATAGGAGCCCTGAAGCAGAACCTCCAGCTGCCCCCTCTGTGGAGCCAG GCAACCCCTCCCAGCCTGAGACAAGCCTCTTGGGCAGCCCTGGTATTTCTGCCCCACCCGACTCAGACCCAGACCCACGGGCCCTGCTGTTGGCCCGACAGAGAGAGTACAAAGTGGCTGCTCTGAATGCCAAGCGGGCTGGAGACCTAGACCGCGCCCGAGAGCTCATGAGGGTTGGGAAG AGATTTGGTGCTGTCCtggaggccctggagaaggggcagcCTGTGGACCTGAGTGCCATGCCCCCGGCACCAGAGG ACCTGAAGCCCCTTCCACAGGCTTCCCAGGCCCCCACAGCACCCTCAGATACATCCCCGGCAGTGGAGTAAATGCACCCAGTGATGGCCTCTGACATCCCAGCAGCCCCGG TGGCCCCCGCTGAGCCACAGACAGTGCTGGATGCCCTGCAGCAGAGGCTCAACAAGTACCGCGAGGCAGGCACCCACGCTCGGGGCAGTGGGGATGAGCGCAAGGCCCGGATGCACGAGCACATTGCCAAG CAATATCAAGATGCCATTCGGGCCCACCAGGCAGGATGGAAGGTTGACTTTGCCGAgttgcctgttcctccag GATTCCCCCCTATACCTGGCCTGGAGCCCACCGTGGCTACTGAGGAGGAAATGATGACAGCTACTTTAGCAACTGCCCAGAAACTGGCCTCCTCAGAGGATACAGCCCCAgtagaggaagaggaggatgaggaCAAG GATGaacccccagcccaggccccagcGGCCAAGAAGCCAGCACAGCCTGTCATCCCTTCATCGCGGCCCCTGCCTGAGCCCAAGGCCTCGAGTTCTAAGGAGGTGCTGAGTCCATCTG CACGAGAGCAGCTGACCCTGCTGGAGGCACGGAAACTGCAGTACCAGCGGGCAGCCCTGCAGGCCAAGCGTGGCCGGGACCTGGAGCAGGCCAAAGCCCATCTGCGGGTGGCCAAATCCCTCGAGGCTCAGATCACCCAGGTGCGAGCTGGCCGCCCCGTGGACCTCTCCAAG GTACCTTCGCCCTTAACGGATGAGGAGGGTGACTTCATCCTGATCCACCATGAGGACCTGCGACTCTCtcagaaggctgaggaggtgtaTGCCCAGCTACAGAAAATGCTTCTGGAGCAACATGAG AAGTGTCTGCTGTTCTCCAAGCAGTTCATGCACCAGGGCAATGTGGCTGAGACCACTCGGTGA